One window of the Terriglobia bacterium genome contains the following:
- a CDS encoding tetratricopeptide repeat protein: protein MSKLLLVFTCVAALASCSDRKPVAPAAANEYVDAAICADCHTEIADTYSNTGMARSFYSPGVTSVSNPKAYFHRASGTWYQIVARDGAWYQRSWQIGFNGQEESVGESKIDYVMGSGNHVRTYLHRTARNTLIELPLAWYAEKGGSWALNPGLDMSDPATGRKVGYDCMFCHNSYPAIPSGHEDAGSEPVYTGQLPQGIDCQRCHGPGGNHLRALAQPGAKLEDIRSAIVNPARLGKERALEVCMQCHLETTSAPLPNVIRRFDRGPFSYRPGEPFSAFQLWFDHAPGSGREGKFEIVNAVYRLRQSKCFLESNGALGCTTCHNPHDIQHGQAAVDGYNKVCLGCHDPGKITVQPHLSGSNCVECHMPKRRPEDVVHVVMTDHLIQRRPPADLLRERPEKSHSEWEYHGEVVPYGDQDDLYTAIAQVTHGSNLKDGIGRLQAEVTKRKPERPEVYMELGDALQRAGRSEESASAYRAAIEMRPQSAVLWARLAMPLRAMGKSREPLDAMLKSVQADPDQPEVWYNLALLQSELGDKKSAIDSFRKSIDLDPEFADSRNSLGYVLAEIGQVREAEVQIRAALSIRPAMQAAQANLAYLLQLRGDLEGAISHFERAGDDAFNQFSYGITLARMNRRAEARTHLERSLQAEARQPLVHEALGQLLEADGKISEAISHYKEAIRLQPDFGKAHLELGAVLRRRGDRAGAAAEFRAAQTDPDPQIRERAVAGLTAVAVK, encoded by the coding sequence ATGTCAAAATTGCTTCTTGTCTTCACGTGCGTCGCTGCGCTGGCCTCGTGCTCCGACAGGAAGCCGGTCGCGCCTGCTGCGGCAAACGAGTACGTTGATGCCGCAATTTGCGCGGACTGCCACACGGAGATCGCAGACACCTATTCCAATACCGGCATGGCGAGATCCTTCTATTCTCCGGGCGTCACGAGCGTCTCGAATCCGAAGGCCTATTTTCATCGGGCATCGGGTACCTGGTATCAGATCGTCGCCAGGGACGGCGCCTGGTATCAGCGGTCGTGGCAGATTGGATTCAACGGCCAGGAAGAGAGCGTCGGTGAGTCGAAGATCGACTATGTGATGGGTTCGGGCAACCACGTCCGAACGTATCTTCATCGTACGGCGCGGAATACTTTGATCGAACTTCCCTTGGCGTGGTATGCGGAAAAGGGAGGCAGCTGGGCACTGAATCCCGGTCTCGACATGAGCGATCCGGCGACCGGGAGGAAGGTCGGCTACGACTGTATGTTCTGCCACAACTCCTATCCCGCAATTCCGTCCGGTCATGAGGACGCAGGATCGGAGCCTGTCTACACAGGGCAGCTGCCTCAGGGGATCGACTGTCAGCGATGCCACGGACCAGGTGGCAACCATCTTCGAGCGCTGGCGCAGCCCGGTGCGAAACTCGAGGACATCCGGAGCGCGATTGTGAATCCTGCGCGTCTGGGGAAAGAGCGCGCCCTGGAGGTCTGTATGCAGTGTCATCTCGAAACGACCAGTGCCCCTCTGCCGAACGTAATCCGTCGCTTCGATCGCGGGCCGTTTTCTTACCGTCCCGGCGAGCCTTTCAGCGCCTTTCAACTCTGGTTTGATCACGCGCCAGGGTCAGGCAGAGAAGGAAAGTTCGAGATCGTGAATGCGGTGTACCGGCTCCGCCAATCGAAGTGCTTTCTCGAAAGTAACGGCGCGCTTGGCTGCACCACGTGCCACAATCCGCATGATATACAGCATGGTCAGGCGGCAGTCGACGGATATAACAAGGTATGCCTGGGATGTCACGACCCAGGGAAAATCACAGTACAGCCGCATCTGTCCGGCAGCAACTGCGTCGAGTGCCATATGCCGAAACGCCGGCCGGAGGACGTCGTCCACGTTGTAATGACGGATCATTTGATCCAACGGCGCCCTCCAGCAGACCTGTTGAGGGAGCGTCCCGAAAAGAGTCATTCGGAGTGGGAGTATCACGGTGAAGTCGTGCCGTACGGAGACCAGGACGATCTTTACACGGCTATCGCGCAGGTCACCCACGGCAGCAATCTGAAAGACGGAATCGGCCGGCTGCAAGCGGAGGTTACCAAGCGAAAACCCGAACGCCCGGAGGTCTATATGGAGTTGGGCGACGCGCTGCAGCGCGCGGGCCGTTCTGAGGAATCGGCGTCGGCATATCGTGCCGCAATCGAAATGAGGCCGCAGTCCGCAGTATTGTGGGCCAGACTGGCGATGCCTTTGCGGGCAATGGGGAAATCTCGGGAGCCCCTGGATGCCATGCTGAAGTCTGTGCAAGCGGACCCGGACCAGCCCGAGGTCTGGTACAACCTGGCGCTTCTGCAATCCGAACTCGGGGACAAGAAATCGGCGATCGATTCATTCCGAAAATCCATCGATCTCGATCCCGAATTTGCGGACAGCCGAAACAGCCTGGGCTATGTGCTGGCGGAGATCGGTCAGGTTCGGGAGGCGGAGGTCCAGATCCGGGCTGCGCTGAGTATCCGGCCTGCCATGCAGGCGGCTCAAGCGAACCTCGCCTACCTGTTGCAACTGCGCGGCGACTTGGAAGGGGCGATTTCGCACTTCGAGCGAGCGGGAGACGACGCGTTCAATCAGTTCAGCTATGGTATCACCCTCGCAAGGATGAACCGGAGAGCCGAAGCACGGACGCACCTGGAAAGGTCGTTGCAAGCCGAAGCGAGGCAACCCCTGGTGCACGAGGCCCTGGGCCAGTTGCTCGAAGCAGACGGCAAGATCTCCGAAGCGATTTCACATTACAAAGAGGCGATTCGCTTGCAGCCCGATTTCGGGAAGGCCCACCTGGAACTAGGCGCGGTGCTGCGGCGTAGGGGAGACCGGGCTGGAGCGGCGGCGGAATTCCGGGCCGCGCAGACCGATCCCGACCCGCAAATTCGCGAAAGGGCCGTCGCAGGGCTGACAGCCGTCGCGGTGAAGTAG
- a CDS encoding TIGR03435 family protein produces the protein MPKRISIVVCLLLSGTVHGVQVNAVPAFEVASVKPSLPSGRGAPRQVGGCRGSDTPAGNGSRIENIPLGRCVFRVARLSEILGDMYKLSNDRISGLPDWDRSSFFDVEGKAEDPERTTEAQLIQMLQRLLTERFRLDMRHVTVEAPVFAMRAGRKGHKLQVSKEESASVTPQGGSLVFKGMTMAKLADFLSGMPAVGRPVADATELRGRFDFTLTVLDTKPENAGDLKGAMSRWDSVLSDVEEQLGLRFDSEKRMVDGLIIDHAEKPMAN, from the coding sequence ATGCCGAAACGAATTTCGATCGTCGTTTGCCTGCTGCTCTCAGGGACGGTTCACGGGGTACAAGTGAATGCAGTGCCCGCGTTTGAAGTTGCGTCGGTCAAGCCATCGCTGCCATCGGGGCGTGGTGCGCCGAGGCAGGTAGGAGGGTGTCGCGGGAGCGATACTCCGGCCGGGAACGGCTCGCGAATCGAAAACATCCCGCTCGGCCGATGCGTTTTCCGGGTGGCGCGCTTGAGCGAGATCCTGGGCGACATGTACAAACTGTCGAACGATCGAATCAGCGGTCTTCCGGATTGGGATCGTTCCTCGTTCTTCGATGTAGAAGGAAAGGCGGAAGATCCGGAGAGAACCACGGAAGCACAGCTCATCCAGATGCTTCAGAGACTGTTGACGGAGCGTTTCCGGCTGGATATGCGGCATGTCACCGTCGAGGCCCCCGTGTTCGCGATGCGGGCCGGCAGGAAGGGACATAAGTTGCAGGTGTCCAAGGAAGAGTCCGCATCGGTGACACCGCAGGGCGGCAGTCTCGTCTTCAAAGGGATGACGATGGCGAAGCTGGCGGATTTCCTCAGCGGAATGCCGGCAGTTGGACGGCCGGTTGCAGATGCGACGGAACTCCGCGGACGTTTCGACTTCACGCTGACCGTCCTGGACACCAAGCCGGAGAACGCCGGAGACTTGAAGGGCGCGATGTCGAGGTGGGATTCCGTATTGAGCGACGTTGAGGAACAACTCGGTCTGCGCTTCGACTCGGAGAAACGCATGGTCGATGGCTTGATCATCGACCATGCGGAGAAGCCGATGGCGAACTAG
- a CDS encoding DUF3500 domain-containing protein, with product MNRRTAIKAGGLGVLTGTGLFGGYWVLPPGPSRVIEPADVLARRLYMGLDAAQRADASVSYDHPLRQYHNRGVWGGGREVLSGFSREQRGILTDLMYAGLSVEGRSRLPQEDVTRWIGVNGMRVLICGDPASPPYQIILTGTHLNLRLGGRSAEGAAFGGPQVYGDQRGNERVGLPGNVYRDQFLIGQRLLRSLDDGRRKHAVLEEAPVQTQIELQGRHGSFQGIPVAELTEESKTVAHELVERIMSTYEPGDVAYARECLAANGGLDALFLSYYQHGQDGNIPEAQVFRLEGPAAVFYFRGYPHVHAFLNVAMDGDAPLSVGEPLGTNPTWLDRAGVKALFETALRRETGSDLAYYDERSVAGRLRPGLIRSGDIYSLESWQESVEVVEVRGSNLSAPLQAVLREQRIALDDRKTFTVATTAYIASDSKEKLGRIETRRAGPMLRDLTVAYLRRHGFMSASDLN from the coding sequence ATGAATCGCCGTACCGCAATTAAAGCTGGCGGACTTGGGGTCCTAACCGGCACGGGACTCTTCGGTGGTTATTGGGTTTTGCCGCCGGGGCCGAGCCGCGTGATTGAACCGGCGGATGTCCTTGCGCGGCGTCTGTACATGGGACTCGATGCTGCCCAACGTGCCGACGCGTCTGTGAGCTATGACCATCCCTTGCGGCAATATCACAACCGCGGAGTCTGGGGTGGAGGCCGCGAAGTCTTGTCCGGTTTCAGTCGAGAACAGCGCGGGATTCTGACCGACCTGATGTACGCGGGACTGTCAGTGGAAGGGCGCAGCCGCCTGCCCCAGGAAGACGTCACGCGGTGGATTGGCGTAAACGGGATGCGTGTCCTGATTTGTGGCGACCCGGCCTCGCCGCCGTATCAAATTATCCTTACCGGAACGCACCTGAATCTGCGTCTTGGAGGCAGGAGCGCCGAAGGCGCAGCTTTCGGTGGGCCGCAGGTTTATGGCGATCAGCGCGGAAATGAGCGGGTTGGATTGCCGGGGAATGTATATCGCGACCAGTTTTTGATCGGACAGCGGCTCTTACGCAGTCTCGATGACGGCCGAAGGAAGCATGCGGTTCTGGAGGAGGCTCCAGTCCAGACCCAGATCGAACTCCAGGGACGGCACGGCTCATTTCAGGGAATTCCCGTGGCCGAACTTACTGAGGAGAGCAAAACCGTGGCCCACGAGCTGGTCGAGCGGATCATGAGTACCTACGAACCCGGCGATGTGGCGTATGCTCGCGAGTGTCTCGCCGCCAACGGGGGTCTCGATGCGCTCTTTTTGAGTTACTACCAACACGGCCAGGACGGCAACATTCCCGAAGCCCAGGTCTTTCGTCTGGAAGGTCCCGCGGCGGTCTTCTACTTTCGCGGATATCCGCACGTTCATGCTTTCCTGAATGTCGCCATGGATGGAGATGCGCCGCTCTCCGTCGGTGAGCCGCTTGGGACGAATCCCACGTGGTTGGACCGGGCGGGTGTGAAGGCGCTCTTTGAAACGGCTCTGCGACGTGAGACGGGGTCGGACCTCGCTTACTATGACGAACGCAGCGTGGCCGGCCGGCTGCGCCCAGGCCTCATTCGCTCTGGCGACATATATAGTCTCGAAAGCTGGCAGGAGAGTGTGGAAGTGGTCGAAGTCCGCGGCTCGAATCTAAGCGCGCCGCTTCAGGCTGTACTGCGCGAACAGCGCATCGCGCTCGACGACAGGAAAACCTTCACTGTCGCCACAACTGCATACATCGCAAGCGACAGCAAAGAGAAGCTGGGCCGAATCGAAACCCGGCGAGCCGGGCCCATGCTGCGAGACCTTACCGTCGCCTACCTGCGCAGGCATGGCTTCATGTCAGCATCCGACCTCAATTAG
- a CDS encoding response regulator, translating into MKPLRRRILIVEDSDALRELLLELLEKPEYEIVGAADGAVAWNLLDRNHFDLVLLDLGLPGISGFEILQRLQSRPHPSNSPKVIVMTGDDTPETVLRAVQGQAYQFISKPAQRATYLDAVEQALSQTAEVLPIEVVSAKPDWVELLVPCQLEIADRIQSFMLGLNAKLPQEVRESTGLAFHELLMNALEWGGQLDPNRKVRIACLRFSRFLQYRIQDPGPGFNPAELQHAAVSNDPDHPHGHMAVRIEKGIRPGGFGLLMSHTLVDEIIYNEAHNEVAFIKYL; encoded by the coding sequence ATGAAACCGCTGCGAAGAAGAATTCTCATCGTGGAGGATAGCGACGCCCTTCGCGAGCTGCTGCTGGAACTACTGGAAAAGCCCGAGTATGAGATCGTCGGGGCAGCCGATGGCGCCGTTGCCTGGAACCTGCTTGATCGCAATCATTTCGATCTCGTGCTTCTTGACCTGGGGTTGCCTGGGATCAGCGGCTTTGAAATCCTGCAACGTTTGCAGAGCCGGCCGCATCCGTCCAATTCGCCCAAAGTGATTGTGATGACAGGCGACGATACGCCGGAAACGGTCCTCCGTGCCGTTCAAGGCCAGGCGTATCAGTTTATTTCCAAGCCGGCGCAGCGTGCGACGTATCTCGATGCGGTTGAACAAGCCCTGAGCCAGACGGCTGAGGTCCTGCCCATCGAGGTCGTTTCTGCAAAACCCGATTGGGTGGAGCTGCTGGTGCCTTGTCAATTGGAGATCGCAGACCGCATCCAAAGCTTCATGCTGGGTCTCAACGCCAAACTGCCGCAGGAAGTACGCGAATCGACGGGCCTCGCCTTTCACGAGTTGCTCATGAATGCGCTCGAATGGGGCGGCCAACTGGATCCCAACCGGAAGGTCCGCATCGCTTGCCTTCGGTTCAGCCGCTTTCTGCAATATCGCATTCAAGATCCTGGTCCCGGTTTCAATCCCGCGGAATTACAGCATGCAGCGGTCTCCAATGATCCGGATCATCCTCACGGCCACATGGCTGTGCGTATCGAAAAAGGCATTCGTCCTGGCGGCTTCGGCCTTCTGATGAGTCACACGCTGGTTGACGAGATCATCTACAACGAAGCTCACAACGAAGTCGCCTTCATCAAGTATTTGTAG
- a CDS encoding FAD-dependent oxidoreductase: MIGDRTQLWRPAQVIENRAIARGSVWLTLEAADDLPAGYEPGHVLGLGLPNPDGGYQRHAYTVSRGEPDRRRFSHLYRVIPHGRMTPRLAELQPGDSLSFHGPFHTPVQDEIRPTAAGIILIATGTGIGPIFGYAEKTLREGEPRLIRLYAGFREQADFCLIRELEALGRDYSNFEWQFTVTSPLPEWQGLTGRVTESIPPLFKPEIVETHHFHLVGNGGMVQLVRQVLFRSGAPRDHVSTETYFNHHIEPSESEIAAVAARFRYSPAQHTIERPG; encoded by the coding sequence ATGATCGGAGATCGCACGCAACTGTGGCGTCCAGCGCAGGTTATCGAGAACCGCGCCATCGCCCGCGGCAGCGTCTGGCTCACCTTGGAAGCCGCTGACGATCTTCCCGCCGGCTACGAACCCGGCCACGTTCTCGGACTCGGGCTGCCAAATCCGGACGGCGGATATCAGCGTCACGCCTACACCGTCAGCCGCGGCGAACCCGACCGCCGCCGCTTCTCGCACCTTTATCGCGTGATCCCCCACGGGCGCATGACGCCGCGGCTTGCCGAATTGCAGCCCGGCGATTCCCTGTCCTTCCACGGGCCATTTCATACACCGGTCCAGGACGAGATCCGTCCCACCGCCGCCGGCATCATTCTGATCGCAACGGGCACGGGCATCGGTCCGATATTCGGCTACGCCGAAAAGACGCTGCGTGAGGGCGAGCCGCGGCTCATCCGGCTCTACGCCGGATTCCGCGAACAGGCGGACTTTTGCCTGATCCGCGAACTCGAAGCACTCGGCCGCGACTATTCGAACTTCGAGTGGCAATTCACCGTGACGAGTCCTCTGCCGGAATGGCAGGGACTAACGGGCCGCGTCACCGAATCGATTCCGCCGCTGTTCAAGCCGGAGATTGTGGAGACGCATCATTTTCATCTGGTCGGCAACGGCGGGATGGTGCAACTGGTCCGGCAGGTCCTGTTCCGTTCGGGCGCTCCACGCGATCACGTCAGCACCGAAACCTATTTCAACCATCACATCGAGCCGAGCGAATCGGAGATCGCCGCCGTCGCCGCCAGGTTCCGGTATTCACCGGCGCAGCACACGATCGAGCGGCCTGGCTGA
- a CDS encoding ABC transporter permease: MITLLRDLHYALRMMRRAPGFTAVAILTLALGIGANTAIFSLVNAVLLRSLPVKDPQGLVFLTKPSAGGLGNGTDSGLRSLLAYSEYLALRDQTTAFSGLMAVESGGSEREEVSWDGGGRETVHTKLVTGNYFQILGVDASRGRLYTSEEDLPLNAHPEAVLSYGYWQKRFGLEPSVIGRTLLLHGHAFTVVGVTQPGFFGETVGDAPDMWFPISMQAEVEPGTDLLHDPPGVTRYMWLASIGRLQPGVHLAQAQANVDLVFERLVQNQVNQTGDPKEKRDLATQSLKLSSGVVATRLSQYRDALYVLFALVGLVLLIAIANLASLLIARAASRQREIGVRLALGAGRGRIVRQLLTETVLLAFLGGAAGWMLARWGEQLLMGLVIEGGNPVWLDITPDLRVLAFSFALCLVAGLLIGLAPALRATSRDLTAGSQLRTRGATSTGIRANWNIFRRGVPLGTLLIVAQVALSVALISSAALFVRSLQKLAEVNLGYEAGGLTLFGVNAGSAGYDWQRAIPLFRRVYDRVASIPGVARLSYSEDGLFNHYEDATDISVEGYTEPNGALANSRYDEIGPGYFSTVGIPLILGHDIEHASSGAPGALRQAVVNQAFVKKFLGDRNPIGRHFTDLYPDDKGATMTIVGVARDVKYNSLEEKSPPRFYILMEDSLPADAPEEARFEVRFAGPPDVIEPEIMQAIRSVDPNLTTPAMNTMRSLVDRSLAPREVLAKLSSFFGLLALLLAAIGLYGVMSYGVARRTSEIGVRMALGAVPGSVLRMILGEVFLMVAIGIAVGIPASMLAARWVASQLFGIAPGDPVALAAAAVILTAVALVAGFLPARRAANTDPLEALRYE, translated from the coding sequence ATGATCACCTTGCTCCGCGACCTTCATTACGCCCTCCGCATGATGCGCCGCGCGCCCGGCTTCACCGCCGTGGCGATCCTGACACTGGCGCTGGGCATCGGCGCCAATACTGCAATCTTTTCGCTGGTCAACGCGGTGCTGTTGCGCAGCCTGCCGGTGAAGGATCCACAGGGTCTTGTGTTTCTGACCAAACCCTCAGCGGGGGGCCTGGGTAACGGGACGGATTCCGGTTTGCGTTCGCTGCTGGCTTATTCGGAATACCTGGCGCTACGCGACCAGACCACTGCGTTTTCGGGCCTGATGGCAGTAGAGAGCGGCGGCTCGGAGCGCGAAGAAGTGAGCTGGGACGGTGGTGGGCGCGAAACCGTGCACACCAAGCTGGTCACGGGAAATTACTTTCAGATTCTGGGCGTGGATGCCAGCCGTGGACGCCTGTACACCTCTGAGGAGGATCTGCCGTTGAACGCTCATCCCGAAGCGGTGTTGAGCTACGGCTATTGGCAAAAACGATTCGGCCTGGAACCCTCCGTCATCGGCCGGACTTTGCTGTTACACGGCCATGCGTTCACGGTTGTCGGTGTGACGCAGCCTGGCTTCTTTGGTGAAACCGTCGGCGATGCGCCCGACATGTGGTTCCCGATCAGCATGCAGGCGGAGGTCGAGCCGGGCACGGATCTGTTGCACGATCCGCCGGGGGTGACCCGTTACATGTGGCTGGCTTCGATCGGACGGTTACAGCCGGGAGTTCATCTGGCCCAGGCACAGGCCAACGTCGATCTGGTCTTTGAGCGTCTGGTGCAGAACCAGGTCAATCAAACCGGCGATCCCAAGGAAAAGCGGGATCTCGCTACCCAGTCTCTCAAGCTGAGCAGCGGAGTTGTGGCTACCCGGCTTAGCCAGTATCGCGACGCCCTTTATGTACTGTTTGCGCTGGTCGGCTTGGTGTTGCTCATTGCGATCGCCAACCTGGCGAGTCTGTTAATCGCACGCGCCGCCTCGCGGCAGCGCGAAATCGGCGTGCGACTGGCATTGGGCGCCGGCCGCGGCCGCATCGTCCGCCAGTTGCTGACCGAAACCGTGCTGCTTGCATTCCTGGGCGGCGCCGCCGGCTGGATGCTGGCTCGCTGGGGCGAGCAGCTGTTAATGGGCCTTGTCATCGAAGGCGGCAATCCGGTATGGCTCGATATCACACCCGACCTGCGCGTTCTGGCTTTCAGTTTCGCTCTGTGCCTTGTCGCCGGACTTCTGATCGGTCTGGCGCCGGCGCTGCGCGCCACGTCGCGCGATCTCACCGCCGGATCGCAGCTGCGCACCCGCGGCGCTACCTCAACCGGAATCCGCGCCAACTGGAACATATTCCGCCGCGGCGTCCCGCTGGGCACGCTGCTGATCGTCGCGCAAGTGGCGCTATCGGTGGCGTTGATCTCGAGTGCGGCGCTTTTTGTCCGCAGCCTGCAAAAGCTCGCGGAGGTGAACCTCGGATACGAAGCCGGCGGCCTGACTCTGTTCGGGGTAAATGCAGGAAGCGCGGGTTACGACTGGCAGCGGGCCATCCCGTTGTTTCGAAGAGTCTACGACCGCGTGGCGTCGATTCCCGGCGTAGCGCGGCTGAGCTACTCGGAAGACGGCCTCTTTAACCATTACGAAGACGCCACCGACATCTCGGTCGAGGGATATACAGAGCCCAACGGCGCGCTGGCGAATTCGCGTTACGACGAGATCGGGCCAGGGTATTTCTCGACGGTTGGTATTCCTCTCATTCTGGGCCACGACATCGAACACGCCAGCTCCGGCGCGCCCGGCGCGCTGCGTCAGGCCGTGGTGAACCAGGCTTTTGTGAAAAAGTTCCTTGGCGACCGAAACCCCATCGGACGCCACTTTACCGACCTCTATCCCGACGACAAAGGCGCGACGATGACCATCGTCGGCGTGGCGCGCGACGTGAAGTACAACAGTCTGGAGGAGAAATCGCCGCCTCGTTTTTACATTTTGATGGAAGACAGCCTGCCGGCCGACGCACCCGAGGAAGCGCGTTTTGAGGTTCGCTTTGCGGGCCCGCCAGACGTGATCGAACCTGAGATCATGCAGGCGATCCGCAGCGTCGATCCCAACCTCACCACGCCGGCGATGAACACCATGAGGTCGCTGGTGGACAGGTCGCTGGCGCCGCGCGAAGTCCTCGCCAAACTCTCCAGCTTTTTTGGCCTGTTGGCGCTGCTGCTGGCGGCCATTGGACTCTATGGCGTGATGTCGTACGGCGTGGCGCGGCGCACGAGTGAAATTGGCGTACGCATGGCGCTGGGAGCGGTCCCGGGCAGCGTGCTGAGGATGATCCTGGGCGAAGTGTTTCTTATGGTCGCAATCGGAATCGCGGTCGGAATCCCGGCCAGCATGCTGGCGGCGCGCTGGGTTGCATCGCAACTATTTGGCATCGCGCCGGGCGACCCGGTAGCATTGGCCGCCGCAGCAGTGATCCTGACGGCGGTCGCACTCGTGGCGGGGTTCCTGCCAGCCCGGCGTGCCGCCAATACCGACCCACTCGAAGCGCTGCGCTACGAATAG